ACTTAATAAATATTTCATTTTGGAAAGCATACTTACTTTAGCTCCCATTTTTAACCCAGTTTCTACTGCTACAGGATTTAACCCTCCGATAGCGCAGTTTAACGTAACGTTTCCAAATATATCAAAATTGTTTACTATCAATTAATTATAATAATTTTTTGATATAATTTAGTTGTCCACCACTTAATAACACATCTTTTTGTCTATCTGAAATAGTTGCAAAAGCTTCTATTTTTATGTTCTTTGTTTTATTCAATATTACAAACTCACTATTTCTAATTTTATCTTTAACATTATCTATTACTAAAACATCATCTTGACTAATTTTGTCATAATCAGATTGATCCTTAAATCTTAATGGTAATATACCATAGTTGATTAAATTATCATGATGGATTCTAGCAAAAGATTTAGCTAAAACAGCTTTTACTCCTAAATACATAGGTGCAAGTGCCGCATGTTCTCTACTAGATCCTTGACCATAATTTACTCCTCCCACAATAATTCCACCATTGTTTTCTTTTGCTCTTTTAGGGAATGTTTTATCTATTCCATAAAATACATATTGCGAAATTGCTGGTACATTTGATCGAAGAGGAAGAATTTTTGATCCAGCTGGCATAATATCATCAGTTGTAATGTCATCGCCAACCTTCAAAAGTACTTTACCGTCTACATTGTCTTCCATTGCCCCTCTTAACGGTAAAGGTTTGATGTTTGGACCTCTTCTTACAACAACATCATCTGTATTGTCTATTGGCGAAAGTATCATCCTATCATCTATAATACGTTCTGTTGATTCTTTTACTTTCTTTAAATCTTCTAAATTTATACCATCTAAATCCCTAGGATCTGTTATTACTCCAGTTATAGCACTAGCAGCAGCAACTTCTGGACTTGCCAAATAAATTTGTCCATCAGCAGTACCACTTCTTCCAATAAAGTTTCTATTATTTGTTCTTAATGATACTCCACCTGATTGTGGTGCTTGTCCAATACCTATGCAAGGACCGCATGCGCTTTCTAGAATTCTTGCTCCAGCGGAAATTAGTTTTTGAAGTATGCCATCTCTAGTTATCATTTCAAAAACTTGTCTTGATCCTGGTGCTATACAAAGACTTACTTCAGGATTTACAATCTTACCATCTAATATAACTGCAACCTTAGCTAAATCTGAGTAAGATGAATTAGTACAGCTTCCAATGAATACCTGGCTAACTTTTACATCTCTAGCTTCTCTTACTTTAATTACTTTATCTGGCATATGTGGTTTAGCAACCATTGGCTCTAATTCATCAAGGTTTATCTCTATTAATTCATCATATTCAGCATCTTCATCTGCTTTAAGTTCTACCCAATCGTCTTCTCTTCCCTGTGATTTCATGAATTCATAAGTAAGCTTATCACTCGGGAAAATGGATGTAGTAACACCTAATTCTGCACCCATGTTAGTTATAGTACATCTTTCAGGTATACTTAAAGTTTCTACTCCTGAACCGCTATATTCTACTACTTTTCCTACTCCATTTTTAACAGTCATTCTTCTTAAAAGCTCTAGTATTATATCTTTAGCCGCAACTCCTGCTGTTAATTTTCCAGTTAATTTGACATTAATTACTTTAGGCATAATTAGTGGAAATGGTTGTCCTGCCATAGCCATTGCTACACTCATTCCACCAGCTCCTATAGCTATCATACCTAATGCACTAGAAGTAGGCGTATGACTATCTGAACCTAAAAGAGTTTTTCCTGGTACTGCAAATCTTTCTGAATGTACTTGATGACATATCCCATTTCCTGGTCTTGAACAATATATACCATATTTTTGAGCAATAGTCTCTAAAAATGCATGATCATCTGCATTTTCAAAGCCTGTTTGTAGAGTATTATGATCTATATAACTTACTGAAACTTCTGTTTTAACTCTCGGCAGGCCTAATGCTTCAAAAGATAAATATGCCATAGTTCCTGTAGCATCTTGAGTCAAGGTTTGGTCAATTTTAATAGATATCTCTTCTCCTGCAGTCATTTCTCCTTTCACTAAATGGGCTTTAATAATCTTTCTAGTTATATTTTCTGCCATTATTACTTCCTACCTTTCTTAAACAAATACATTTGAATACTAAATTTTATATAAATTGTATACCTGTATACAATTCAATTCGTACAAATGTATATCAATTTTTCTTACTCTCTATAAAACGTTTTTTTGCTTCTCTTACATGTTTTCTTGCTAATTTTTCTGCCAATTCTTCATCTTGTTTTTCAATAGCCTCAATTATTGCCTTATGTTCTTCAAATGCTTTTTTTCTTGCTTCATCATCGGATAAAGTTATACTTCTAAGACTTATTAAGTATTCATAAATATGTTTCATTTCATTTATAAGCCTTTTATTATTATTAATATGTAAAATAATATTATTAAACTCTTCATGCAACTTATTGTACTCATCAATATCTTTTAATTCTATAGCCTGTTTCATTCTCATATTATTTTCTTTTAGAAGCATTATTTGTAACTTAGAAATATTTGCACATACTGATCTAATTGCTAATCCTTCAAGTACTTCCCTAATTTCATAAATTTCTAAAGCATCTTCCCTTGAAATACCTTTAACTATGGTACCTTTTCTAGGAACATTAACTGCTAATCCTTCAATCTCTAACTGCCTCAGTGCTTCTCTAACTGGAGTTCTACTTACTCCCATTACCTCTGCTATATAACTTTCAACTAATCTTTCTCCCAATTCAAAGCTTCCATCAAAGATTGCCTTTCTAAGTCTTTCTAATACTATCTCTCTAATAGGTCTTAAATCTGTAACATCAATTTTTTTTAGTTGTAAACTCATATAAATTGCCTCCTAATTCATCAAATACTTGTATCTAAAAATCAATTATCTTACTTGCATCATTTTATTACGTTTTCATATTTTGTTCAAACTCATCCAAATTTTTCATATGAATTAATTTAAGACTTATTTATAAACGTTATCAACTAATAAAAAATTTATATGTTTACCATATCCTTGGTATTATAATAACAGATTTTATTCTTATTGTCAAACAGTTGTTAAAATATTTAACAACTGTTAAAAGTAAAAGTGCAGATTTTTCCCTATATTATCTATTTAATCGTAAATATTGTCATATTGTTACATAATATTTTATCTGTGCTGTTCGTTAACTTAATACTTCATTTAACATTTGTTTTTAATTATAGTCAAATGTTAAATGAATTTTAGTAGGATGCCATTATTCAAATTCTAATTAATGCCATTATTAATAATATAATAAAGGAGAGACATACTTCCCTCCTTCATTTTAACAATCTTGGTATACCATGCTATAAGAACTTATCCATTAACGAATAAATTTTGTTTAAAAGATCTTCCACGGAATGACGTCTGCTTCTTCCGCATACTTTAGCATTTTCACCGCATAAAAGACATTTTCTCTCACTTACACCTAAGTCTGTCCTACTAATCTGCTTTCCAGTTTTAGTGAATACATCAAAATCAAATATTCTTCCAAGCTCATGGTTTTCTTCAATAGATACAGTGATTCTTTTTACACTAATTGCATCTGCATCTACGTTTAAAAATGCCTCAGCACCAGCAGCAGAAGTATTTACCATTTTGTGAAGTATATCTATATTATTCTTTTTTAACTCTTCTTCCAGCAAGCAAATCCCCTTTTTATGAAGCTTAGCAAAGGATTCATTATTTTTTTCTGCTCCTGGTACATTTAATGTAAATGAAATTAGTGTAACTTTAAATATATTCAATAATTCTTTTTGAATTTGTGACCTTTTTTCTTTAGCTTCAAGTATTTCATCAAGTATATTGCTTGCATTTTCCATAATTATTACCTCACTATTTTACTTGCTTTATAACATCGATAATAGTACCATCTCTGTATTCAACTACACCAACAATCTTATCACCATATTCAATAGCCTTAGGTTTTCCTGTAATTTCTTCTGCCTTTTCTCTTAACTCTTCTATAGTACATACTGGCAGCTTTGCTTTCTTAAATTTTTCAAGTAAATCACTTCTAAGTGGATTTACTGCTATTCCCCTGTCTGTAACTACTACATCTACTGTTTCTCCTGGAGTTATTACAGTATTTACTTTCTTCACAACAGTAGGTATTCTGCCTCTAATAAGTGGACAAACTATCATGGCAAGTTTTGCTCCTGCTGCAGTATCACAGTGTCCACCTGATGCTCCCCTAATTACTCCATCTGAACCTGTAATTACATTTACATTGAAGTCTGTATCTACTTCCAGTGCACTTAATATAACTATATCCAATTTATTAGAAATACATCCATTATTATGTGGATTAGCATATAGGGATGAACTTATTTCATAGTGATCTGGATTTTCTCCTATGGATTTTGCTGCTATTAAGTCAAAGCTCTGTACATCACAGATTTTTGAAATAAGGCCCTCTTTTTGCATTTCTACAAACTGGCCTGTAATTCCACCTAATGCGAAGCTAGCTTTAATATTTTTTTCAATCATCTTTTCCTTTAAAAATCTTGCTACTGCAAGGGATGCTCCACCGGAACCACTCTGTATTGAAAATCCTGGTACAAAATATCCTGAAGCTTCTATTGCTTCTGCTGCATACTGTGCAATCAAAAGTTCTCTTGGGTTCTTTGTATATCTTGTTGCCCCGGATGCTATTCCCTTAGGATCACCAATTGCATCTACCTTAACTACATAGTCTACATTATTTTGTTCTATACTTGCAGGTACATTTGGATATGGTACCAAATTATCTGTAATAAGTACTACTTTGTCTGCATACTCTGCGTCTATTTTAGCATATCCTAATGAACCACAAAAAGATTTTCCTGTATATCCATTGGCATTTCCATAGTCGTCACAGCTAGGTGCGCCTAAAAATGCCACATCTATTTTTAAATCTCCTGCTTCTATAGCTCTTGCTCTTCCACCGTGGGAACGTATTATAATAGGTGTATCTAATATTCCATTTGATATAGCTTCTGCAAGTGGTCCTCTAACACCACTAGTTATGATTTTAGTAACAACACCATTTTTTATGTGTTCAATTACTGGTTCATGAACACTGCTTAAAGAACTTGGTGCTAAAGTTAAGTTTTTTATTCCCATTTCAGCTATAACGTCCAGCACCATATTTAATATGTAATCTCCAGCTCTAAAGTGGTGGTGGAATGATATTGTCATGCCGTCCTTTAATCCTGTCTTTATTACAGCTTCTTTTATGCTCTCAAGCAATTTACTTTCTCCAGGTTTTATACTGGATATTTTTCTTGCAAATTTTTTCTTTGTTGGTTTAAAATCAAACGGTCCGCCATAAGGTACCAGCTTTCCAATTCCTTCTATGTAATCTGGTATTTCTCTTCCTATTTTATTCTTAGTCAATGTCTTCTCCTCCTTCACTTACGCATATACCTGAAGCTTCTGCTAACATCAAAGCTCTCTGTGCACGTTCTATAATAGGTTTATCTACCATTTTCCCATTTAGCGAAACTACTCCAGATCCTTTTTCTGCAGCATCTTTTGCAGCTCTTATAACACGAACGGATTTATCTATTTCTTTTTGTGAAGGTGTATATATCTTATGAACAGGGGCAATTTGCCTTGGATTTATTACGGACTTTCCGTCAAATCCCAACTGCTTTATAAGTTTTACTTCATTTATGAATCCTTCTTCATTGTTTACATCGGAAAATACTGTATCAAAGGCATATATTCCTGCTGCTCTGGCAGCTAATAATACATGGCTTCTTCCTGCAAGAAGTTCTATTCCATCTAAAGAACGGGTTGTCTTTAAATTTGTAACATAATCTTCTGCCCCTATTGCTATTCCCATAAGTCTCTTGCTTGCTGTAGCTATTTCATAGGCATTCATAACTCCTATAGCACTTTCAACAGCTGCCATAATTTTTGTTTTTCCAACAGGTATTCCTGATTGCTTTTCAATTCTTTCGATTTCTTTTTCTACATCTATGACATCTTGTGCACATTCTGTCTTTGGAAGTCTTATAACATCAGGTTGTGCCCTTACTATTGCCTCTAAATCTTCCATTCCAAAAGGCGTATCAAGACCATTTATTCTTACTACTGTTTCTATACCTTCATAATCTATAGATTTTAGTGCATTGTATACTAAAAATCTAGCTGTATCCTTTTCATTTAGGGATACTGAATCCTCTAAATCAAACATTAGAGAATCTGCTCCATATATATGTGCATCCTTAACCATTCCTGGATTGTTTCCCGGTACATACATCATTGTTCTTCTTAACTTGTACATTACTTTTCCACCTCCCAGTTGAATTTTGTTTCTTCTGCTGCCCTCATAACTGCAGCTTGTACCCTTGCTTTTATGACACAATCTAAAGCCCCTTTGTCATTGGCACCTACAATGGCACTTTTTACATCTAGTTCCTTTAGAGTATCCATTATAACTTTTTTTATCTGGTCTCCAAATTGTTTTTCCACAGAACTTTTTAACTTTATAGCCACCTCATTCTCTGGATTAGGCTGTACTGATATCGTAATATCGCTGGACTCAAATGTTCCTGCTATAGCAGCTTTTTTTATTTCCATAAGTGAACCTCCTATATTAAATCTCTTTTATTTTCAATTTTATTAATTATTGGTATTGCCTCTTTTGAACACAAAAATCTGTAGGTAGTGTCCGGTACTAAATCTTTTACCTGTGAAAGTTTCTTCTCTTTTATGAGATTTCTTACCCTTGATGCACTAATAACTTCTTCATTTGTACTAAACCTTGGGATTTCCATAATTTCTACGCCACAAGGAGGAAGCACTTCCTTCATCACATTATTGTAAGTTCTAGTAACATCACAAAAGGGTTCCTCTCCTACATATCTTCTAGTAATACCTAACGCAGGTACTATGTTTTTAGTGAAGATTTCTATATCCAGCAGCGACTGCAGCCTGGCTACCTCATTCTGCTTTTTTATAAAATAGGATGGAAAAGTTGCGCTTGAAATTACATAATCTTCACCTTTATGAAATATTACATTGTTTAAATGCTGTACTCCCTGCCTGGCTAATTCGTATCTCACATCAGATGGAAAAACTGATTTGTTCTCCCATACTATAAATACATGAACTACGTCGCTTTCTCTAGAAGCCTTTTCAATTAAGTACTTATGACCTAGAGTAAAAGGGTTGCAGTTCATAACAAGAGCTGAAACTACCCTTCCATCTACCTTCTTCTTTTTTAACTTTTCTATAAACTTATATATACCTAAAGGATCATTTTCCAGCAAAAGAACTTTGTCCATAACCTTGGCCACTTTATAAAATCCCATATCACTGAACATTTTATAGTTCTTAGGCTTCGTGTAAATAAAAAGGTGGCTGTTTCCACGTCTGTATTCTTCTGCTACCAGTTCAGATATTATTTTGTTCGAGATTCCCATGCTCCTACAGCTGTCATCTACGGCTATACATTTTAAAATTCTATCTTCAAAGGACCCTGTAGCAATTATTTTATCTTCTTCATATATAGCAACTGTGTATTCTACATTTTTATCAAATCTTAGTCCCTGTTTTAAAAGAAATTGTTCTACTTCCTGCAGTCTTCTAAAATCTCTTTTATCTATTATTTCTTCTTGTAAACTAAGGTATTCCACTGCAGCCACCTCCTCTCTAAGTCAACAACAAATACATAATTATGCTGTAAATTTATTATTTTTTTGCGCTACATCCATAACTGCTTTGGAAACTGCATCACAAACATTTCTATTAAATACACTTGGTATTATATATTCTTCATTTAATTCATCTTTCTTTACTAAATTTGCAAGTCCTTTAGCTGCTGCAATTTTCATTTCATCACATATTTCCCTAGCTCTTACACTTAAAGCTCCCTTGAAAATTCCCGGAAAAACTAAAACATTGTTTATTTGATTTGGAAAATCTGACCTTCCTGTTGCTATAACCTTAGCTCCTGCTTTTTTTGCTTCCTCAGGCATTATTTCAGGTGTTGGATTGGCTAACGCAAAAATTATACTATCTTTGTTCATACCTTCTACCATTTCACCAGTTACTACATTTCCAGCAGAAACACCTATAAAAACATCTGCATTCTTCATTGCATCTTCTAATGTTCCCTTTTCTAAACTTCTATTTGTTACCTTTGCTATTTGTTTCTGAGGTTCGTTTAAGCGGTCATCTCCTTCGTAAACTATACCGTTTATGTCACAAAGTACTATGTTTTTTACTCCTGCCGAAATCAAAAGCTTAGCTGTTGCAATACCTGAAGCACCGGCACCGTTTATAACAACTTTTATATTAGTAATATCTTTATTTACTATTTTTAAAGCATTGTACAGGCCTGCTAAAACTGCAATGGCAGTACCATGCTGGTCATCATGATATATTGGTATATCTAATTCTTCTTTTAGCTTATCTTCAATATAAAAACATTCAGGTGCTTTTATATCCTCAAGATGTATTCCGCCAAATCCCGGTGCAATATTTTTAATAGTTTTTACTATATCATCAGGATCTGTAGAATCTACGCATATTGGTATTGCATTTACATTTGCAAATCTTTTAAGTAATAATGCTTTTCCTTCAACTACCGGAAGTCCAGCTGCTGATCCTATATTCCCAAGTCCTAATACTGCGGTTCCATTTGTAACTACAGCTACTGTCTTTCCTTTTATTGTATACTCATATGCCTTTTCTTTATCCTTGGCAATTTCCAGACATGGACCTGCTACACCTGGTGTATAAGCTACTGCCAAATCATCGCCGTTTCTCAAAGGCATTGTTCCAACGACTTCTATGGTACCATGCTTTTCTCTATGTAATTTTAAGGATTCTTCTTTTACATTCATACCCATACTTTTCTAGTTAGGCTCAGTAATAAACCTAACCGTGCCTCCTTTTTATATTAAACTTATAAATAAATGCTAAATTAAATTGTTTATAACAATATCCCTTATAGTTTTTAATTTAATCTCTTTCTTAATTTACTAATATAATAGCAAACTTATTTAGTTTTGTCAAAACATTTGTAACAAAACTAAACATTTATTTAAATAAATTCTTGCATTTTTCTTCTTATAATCGTATTCAGGCTTTAAAATAGTCTTATAGTCTTCTTTTTAGAAACATTTCTTTCAACAAATGTTAAGTATATTAACATTTATTAATATATGTTTTAACATTAAATTCCAGTATGGAAGTAATAAAAATACTCCTATTTTTATAAAAATTTTATATAAAAACAAATAAGGTAGCTGCATAAAACATAAATTTATGCAGCTACCTTATCACTTACTTCTATAAACTTTTCATATATTCTTCTACTAAATATAAAAACACAGTTACCCCTAATAAATCTGCACTTCCTCCTGGGCTTACGTTTTTCTCTATGAATTCATTGCAGAGATCATTTATTTTTTTTCTTCCTTCACTAATCCTCATTCCTCCAGCTGAAAGTACTTCCCTAGCTTTTTCTTTAACTTCCTCTAAAACTTCAGGCGAATGCCTGTATATTATAGTTGAATCATCACAAATTTGCATTATTCCAATAAGAGTATGTACCAATCTATCATTAGTATTTAAATCCACATTTTTCTTATAAAAATCCAGGGAAAAATCAAAAACTGTAGGTAATCCTCTCTCTACTTCTCCCCGTACACCTTCTGTTTTATATTTAATAAATAATTTTTCTCCATGACTTAAATTTGTACTATCTTTTAAAGTAAAAAGTTCCTTTGAAACTATACCCTTTGTCATTTGTTTTATAATGCTTCTAATTTTACCAAATTTTTTCCCCTCATAAATGGCTTTTCCTACAGCTGCACAGGTAACACCCATTAAAAATAGCATTCCTTTGTGGGTATTAACTTCTTTTGTCTTAATAAACATATCTTTTTCAGCTTCCATTCCTAAATTTCTAATACTATTAAATAGTTCTTTATAGGATTTATCTGAAAGTCCTTCTTGAACAAACATAGTCATATATCTGCTTAAAACAGAAGTGCTGTCTATAAAAGTAAAAAAGTTCATATCCTTATGAGCACCACAGGACACAGGTGACACCAGACCAGGACTAGGGTAACAAGAAACTTCATAAATCATAGCTTGTACTGCGAAACCTCCAATTATCATAGAAATTTCGTTTATCTGAAACATCTTTTCATTTTTCATTTTGTTTTCTCCATATATTATTTTTATCCTATAGCTAATATATATAACTTTTTTAACCGTACAAAATACGAAATATATTTTATCATAGTTACAGATAAAATGCTATAAGACCTATACTTCTAAAAGTTTACACTGTTTCAAAAATTGTGGTTTACAATCACACATATTTTTGAAATTCATATATTATATAGAAGTACTTTACAATATTGGAGGAACTATTATATGCATTCAAATCACATTAGATGCAAATTCCCGCGCTTTTTTCCACCTCAACACCAGCCACATCAACCTGGTATTGAATATATTATGACACCTAGACCAATTTTCGAACCACCATTATGTGCACAATATCAAACAGGAAAAAGATTATTAAACAAAGTAGCTTTAATAACAGGAGGAGACAGCGGCATCGGGCGTGCTGTAGCATGTGCTTATGCAAAAGAAGGGGCTGATATTGCCATTGTCTATCTAAATGAACATGTGGATGCAGAAGAAACAAAATCTAAAATAGAAAAATTGGGGCGAAGATGTTTAACCATTCCAATCAACATAGGGGTCGAAGAAAATAGTAAAATTATAATTCAAGAAGTTATAAATCATTTTGGTAAATTAGATATTCTTGTAAATAATGCTGCAGTACTTTATTACAATAATTCTATAGAAGAAGTATCTAGCAAGCAATTAGAGTGGACTTTTCGTATAAATGTATTTTCCTATTTTTATTTAACCAAAGCAGCTTTACCTTATATGAAACCAGGCAGTTCTATCATCAATACTTCTTCACTAGTTGCTTTCAATCCTCCTTATGGAATATCCCTAGAATATGAGGCTTCAAAAGCTGCTGTTGCCAATTTCACTATAAATTTAGCCCGCAGTTTAATTTCAAAAGGTATACGTGTAAATGGTGTAGCCCCAGGTGAAACCTGGACACCTCTAATTCCAGCAGGATTACCTGCAGATAAAGTTGCCGTTTGGGGTTCAAAAACACCAATGGGAAGAGCTGCCCAGCCATTTGAAGTTGCTCCAGCCTATGTATTCTTAGCTTCCAACGAATCAAGTTATATGTCAGGACAAACAATCCATATGTATTCTTAACAAAGTTAATAAAATCACAGTTTTAGGATATTATATTTCTAAGACTGTGATTTTATTAATCTTACTTACTATTGTCCAAAATATTTACATAAAGATCTTCTGGTTTTATATCTTTCTTTAAAAGTCCTTGTTTTTTTAACCAATCTATATTGTTCTGCCAAACACTTTTATCCTGATTCAAGAAAGGCTCACCATTTGACTCCATCTTAGGAAGAAGTATATTCATACTTTTTTCCTCTACTGCTTGTACTAGAG
The genomic region above belongs to Clostridium sp. AWRP and contains:
- a CDS encoding DUF6282 family protein; this encodes MIVNNFDIFGNVTLNCAIGGLNPVAVETGLKMGAKVSMLSKMKYLLSLLYEEEYS
- a CDS encoding aconitate hydratase, producing MAENITRKIIKAHLVKGEMTAGEEISIKIDQTLTQDATGTMAYLSFEALGLPRVKTEVSVSYIDHNTLQTGFENADDHAFLETIAQKYGIYCSRPGNGICHQVHSERFAVPGKTLLGSDSHTPTSSALGMIAIGAGGMSVAMAMAGQPFPLIMPKVINVKLTGKLTAGVAAKDIILELLRRMTVKNGVGKVVEYSGSGVETLSIPERCTITNMGAELGVTTSIFPSDKLTYEFMKSQGREDDWVELKADEDAEYDELIEINLDELEPMVAKPHMPDKVIKVREARDVKVSQVFIGSCTNSSYSDLAKVAVILDGKIVNPEVSLCIAPGSRQVFEMITRDGILQKLISAGARILESACGPCIGIGQAPQSGGVSLRTNNRNFIGRSGTADGQIYLASPEVAAASAITGVITDPRDLDGINLEDLKKVKESTERIIDDRMILSPIDNTDDVVVRRGPNIKPLPLRGAMEDNVDGKVLLKVGDDITTDDIMPAGSKILPLRSNVPAISQYVFYGIDKTFPKRAKENNGGIIVGGVNYGQGSSREHAALAPMYLGVKAVLAKSFARIHHDNLINYGILPLRFKDQSDYDKISQDDVLVIDNVKDKIRNSEFVILNKTKNIKIEAFATISDRQKDVLLSGGQLNYIKKLL
- a CDS encoding GntR family transcriptional regulator translates to MSLQLKKIDVTDLRPIREIVLERLRKAIFDGSFELGERLVESYIAEVMGVSRTPVREALRQLEIEGLAVNVPRKGTIVKGISREDALEIYEIREVLEGLAIRSVCANISKLQIMLLKENNMRMKQAIELKDIDEYNKLHEEFNNIILHINNNKRLINEMKHIYEYLISLRSITLSDDEARKKAFEEHKAIIEAIEKQDEELAEKLARKHVREAKKRFIESKKN
- the citX gene encoding citrate lyase holo-[acyl-carrier protein] synthase; this encodes MENASNILDEILEAKEKRSQIQKELLNIFKVTLISFTLNVPGAEKNNESFAKLHKKGICLLEEELKKNNIDILHKMVNTSAAGAEAFLNVDADAISVKRITVSIEENHELGRIFDFDVFTKTGKQISRTDLGVSERKCLLCGENAKVCGRSRRHSVEDLLNKIYSLMDKFL
- the citF gene encoding citrate lyase subunit alpha codes for the protein MTKNKIGREIPDYIEGIGKLVPYGGPFDFKPTKKKFARKISSIKPGESKLLESIKEAVIKTGLKDGMTISFHHHFRAGDYILNMVLDVIAEMGIKNLTLAPSSLSSVHEPVIEHIKNGVVTKIITSGVRGPLAEAISNGILDTPIIIRSHGGRARAIEAGDLKIDVAFLGAPSCDDYGNANGYTGKSFCGSLGYAKIDAEYADKVVLITDNLVPYPNVPASIEQNNVDYVVKVDAIGDPKGIASGATRYTKNPRELLIAQYAAEAIEASGYFVPGFSIQSGSGGASLAVARFLKEKMIEKNIKASFALGGITGQFVEMQKEGLISKICDVQSFDLIAAKSIGENPDHYEISSSLYANPHNNGCISNKLDIVILSALEVDTDFNVNVITGSDGVIRGASGGHCDTAAGAKLAMIVCPLIRGRIPTVVKKVNTVITPGETVDVVVTDRGIAVNPLRSDLLEKFKKAKLPVCTIEELREKAEEITGKPKAIEYGDKIVGVVEYRDGTIIDVIKQVK
- the citE gene encoding citrate (pro-3S)-lyase subunit beta; this translates as MYKLRRTMMYVPGNNPGMVKDAHIYGADSLMFDLEDSVSLNEKDTARFLVYNALKSIDYEGIETVVRINGLDTPFGMEDLEAIVRAQPDVIRLPKTECAQDVIDVEKEIERIEKQSGIPVGKTKIMAAVESAIGVMNAYEIATASKRLMGIAIGAEDYVTNLKTTRSLDGIELLAGRSHVLLAARAAGIYAFDTVFSDVNNEEGFINEVKLIKQLGFDGKSVINPRQIAPVHKIYTPSQKEIDKSVRVIRAAKDAAEKGSGVVSLNGKMVDKPIIERAQRALMLAEASGICVSEGGEDID
- the citD gene encoding citrate lyase acyl carrier protein; amino-acid sequence: MEIKKAAIAGTFESSDITISVQPNPENEVAIKLKSSVEKQFGDQIKKVIMDTLKELDVKSAIVGANDKGALDCVIKARVQAAVMRAAEETKFNWEVEK
- the citC gene encoding [citrate (pro-3S)-lyase] ligase, with product MEYLSLQEEIIDKRDFRRLQEVEQFLLKQGLRFDKNVEYTVAIYEEDKIIATGSFEDRILKCIAVDDSCRSMGISNKIISELVAEEYRRGNSHLFIYTKPKNYKMFSDMGFYKVAKVMDKVLLLENDPLGIYKFIEKLKKKKVDGRVVSALVMNCNPFTLGHKYLIEKASRESDVVHVFIVWENKSVFPSDVRYELARQGVQHLNNVIFHKGEDYVISSATFPSYFIKKQNEVARLQSLLDIEIFTKNIVPALGITRRYVGEEPFCDVTRTYNNVMKEVLPPCGVEIMEIPRFSTNEEVISASRVRNLIKEKKLSQVKDLVPDTTYRFLCSKEAIPIINKIENKRDLI
- a CDS encoding malic enzyme-like NAD(P)-binding protein, whose amino-acid sequence is MGMNVKEESLKLHREKHGTIEVVGTMPLRNGDDLAVAYTPGVAGPCLEIAKDKEKAYEYTIKGKTVAVVTNGTAVLGLGNIGSAAGLPVVEGKALLLKRFANVNAIPICVDSTDPDDIVKTIKNIAPGFGGIHLEDIKAPECFYIEDKLKEELDIPIYHDDQHGTAIAVLAGLYNALKIVNKDITNIKVVINGAGASGIATAKLLISAGVKNIVLCDINGIVYEGDDRLNEPQKQIAKVTNRSLEKGTLEDAMKNADVFIGVSAGNVVTGEMVEGMNKDSIIFALANPTPEIMPEEAKKAGAKVIATGRSDFPNQINNVLVFPGIFKGALSVRAREICDEMKIAAAKGLANLVKKDELNEEYIIPSVFNRNVCDAVSKAVMDVAQKNNKFTA
- the citG gene encoding triphosphoribosyl-dephospho-CoA synthase CitG, translating into MKNEKMFQINEISMIIGGFAVQAMIYEVSCYPSPGLVSPVSCGAHKDMNFFTFIDSTSVLSRYMTMFVQEGLSDKSYKELFNSIRNLGMEAEKDMFIKTKEVNTHKGMLFLMGVTCAAVGKAIYEGKKFGKIRSIIKQMTKGIVSKELFTLKDSTNLSHGEKLFIKYKTEGVRGEVERGLPTVFDFSLDFYKKNVDLNTNDRLVHTLIGIMQICDDSTIIYRHSPEVLEEVKEKAREVLSAGGMRISEGRKKINDLCNEFIEKNVSPGGSADLLGVTVFLYLVEEYMKSL
- a CDS encoding SDR family oxidoreductase — protein: MHSNHIRCKFPRFFPPQHQPHQPGIEYIMTPRPIFEPPLCAQYQTGKRLLNKVALITGGDSGIGRAVACAYAKEGADIAIVYLNEHVDAEETKSKIEKLGRRCLTIPINIGVEENSKIIIQEVINHFGKLDILVNNAAVLYYNNSIEEVSSKQLEWTFRINVFSYFYLTKAALPYMKPGSSIINTSSLVAFNPPYGISLEYEASKAAVANFTINLARSLISKGIRVNGVAPGETWTPLIPAGLPADKVAVWGSKTPMGRAAQPFEVAPAYVFLASNESSYMSGQTIHMYS